A DNA window from Engystomops pustulosus chromosome 10, aEngPut4.maternal, whole genome shotgun sequence contains the following coding sequences:
- the TCF20 gene encoding transcription factor 20: MQSFREQSNYHGNPPNYPPESHGTSRLEEYSPRQQTQIFQGSYGGRRGGTATPTAVPAGEGSNLQNYQAYRKESGEFYYLGNKETGTPSGPTQQRRVPGPVQSYGPPQGNSTSSSGFSSHYPRESHHSHFAGQHSSSASLSQYSQDFPGSFSPGSGQYSSPVPSQQLRNQLYQSHQPISQPGNPPASTGPSHLQQIQRSANLNSPSGYPLRMGQFGQHYPSSPGSSSSYPPQRFGQSGTNFEAYSPGGTSSPYESHMSGSSYGAQQGYSSYASQHLKNFEATKMPQGGSQGQPQQTPSLLMQFSNSSSKLLSQNQTGQYNQSEVPVRSPMQFQQNFSPISNPSPAASVVQSPTCSSTPSPLMTSNENIQCGQGNVSLQSRNRILPIMPQLSPNTQITSFKGYGVEGPQEKRLTDPGLSSLSALSSQVANLPNTVQHMLLSDALAPHKKGGKRTSRKTDSCANSETSSQAEEQLKSPMGESLDGSCSSSSGDPGERVRQLSGQSTSSETGYKGQPTEKPPSPVHAWQSEPSGKTSVQDIDTVSEPVEPFQEISKPSEKSVGVIVSTETVANRSEKAMDETPTLTNNDDESTPEPELPETAKEEDANMCPNSQNGEPNTIDTSSDTIGNVPATETDKSPVGAGFGYKEASSNPRNASLTPQPKNAETGNLGGQSERKMGRNDKYPSLLQEVLQGHHQQERRYVRNAPDQPPVSESPEVPMRPNVLMNQATDQANRSLLGKTITPHLESAHWGQWDRKPTSEIKQINLADYPNTRKFEGEPPVSCLEPSSGPSERRSVICDISPLRQLVRDPAASHHVASSQERSQDGRPGQSVILPSGMLSLEKSSSQSGIPKGEDTEPSKMHRKRTGEQSIPYSSKESPRGNASPRSMTYDSNQEYSSHGRSSNPKRGTGRVGTRGRSPAQSQDLTEKLKLSPGRSRGSSDIHHINPTMSLSERASREALYSAFFQNAENSALGYHTNSRSSSYGEPLPSFTSSLHYKRQMYQQEEYKEWLGSSAQAILAASQHRQDLQRKSPRQESFHVRSPARSENEGLAYSQSGSFHDASNMDFSRQIRMSENTSSTLTSGDFKRNSQRTPPGDPTGWHLARQSSPAKKAGSPANANQKPFSPSRDSEMHGPRPGDPTELTKTGCNAHRQSGPEEVSHHNPLIMRRKVRSFISPIPSKRQPSDEKGRPVVAVSKEGPDRALASHIRSPRGNEHEFSPLTEEQCKSGFEQQSPTTVTLSSPTKTKILPPRKGRGLKLEAIVQKITSPNVRRTAAQCSTESVVEPVTLDDILSLKGRGTEAVTGSIEEAPERTVAAVPDISNTDILKIQSLSPKSLEAWPVNDDKPIKKEIEEQFMETKDLPQTGPLMQQASNHYLEARGNSPAVEQKCSLPQLQPCEVPDKEKVVNAPCPVTPIIPPKGYFPSGKKKGRPIGSVNKQKKQQQLQQQLQQQQQQQQQQNVQDQQHLHSPIATNITPVTPLQETQSVSEQGFESEPKPKRRRRERRKQTGTTRRRRGKQAAPIVAPIEPEIKLKYASQPLDKTETKTKSFFPYIHVENKEELGLSCVIINAEEEEQRWRKVSSVRKDQRSTTPQPSESKALPVSSFMVQGPAVTESTSVGHLVCCFCGKWANYKNLGDLFGPFYTQEYASTLSKNPPPRKSSETPQKVKVRHKDTLDGSKSDSDEEEEEPQQAREQRSLSSHPRYKRRNRSGDCASSRHAVPSRRKTTDSCELISLDTSGSVPTDGVPDPGFQIPQLPLDSNEFWMHEACVLWANGVYFVCGRLYGLQEAFDVAREMICAHCQEPGATLGCFNKGCVCCYHFPCAMDSECLLNEDNFSVRCPKHKTKTIKGVSAEQPEQG; the protein is encoded by the coding sequence ATGCAGTCCTTCCGAGAGCAGAGCAACTACCATGGGAATCCTCCAAATTATCCACCAGAAAGTCATGGAACCTCAAGACTGGAAGAGTACAGCCCCCGACAACAGACACAAATTTTCCAAGGCAGCTATGGGGGGCGTAGAGGTGGAACAGCCACTCCGACTGCTGTACCGGCAGGAGAAGGCTCTAACCTGCAAAATTACCAAGCTTACCGCAAAGAGTCTGGCGAGTTCTATTACCTAGGTAACAAAGAAACTGGCACCCCATCTGGGCCAACACAGCAGCGTCGGGTACCTGGCCCAGTGCAAAGCTACGGTCCACCCCAAGGAAATAGTACCAGCAGCTCAGGCTTCAGCAGCCACTATCCAAGAGAGAGTCACCACAGCCATTTTGCAGGACAGCATTCTTCTTCTGCCAGTCTTTCCCAGTACTCACAGGATTTTCCTGGGTCCTTCTCACCAGGCAGTGGACAGTATTCATCACCTGTTCCGAGTCAGCAGCTGAGAAATCAACTGTATCAGTCACATCAGCCTATTTCACAACCTGGTAATCCACCTGCATCCACCGGGCCCTCACATCTACAACAGATACAGCGTTCTGCCAATCTCAACTCCCCTTCTGGATATCCTCTTCGAATGGGGCAATTTGGACAGCATTATCCGTCTTCTCCGGGGTCATCTAGTTCCTATCCTCCTCAGAGGTTTGGACAATCGGGAACAAACTTTGAAGCTTACAGCCCTGGGGGAACAAGCTCTCCATATGAGAGTCATATGTCCGGTTCCTCCTATGGGGCCCAACAAGGATACAGTAGTTATGCCAGCCAGCACTTAAAAAACTTTGAGGCAACTAAGATGCCTCAAGGAGGGAGTCAGGGACAACCGCAGCAGACCCCTTCACTTTTAATGCAGTTCTCAAACTCCTCCTCTAAATTACTTTCTCAAAACCAGACTGGACAGTATAATCAATCTGAAGTTCCTGTACGATCACCTATGCAGTTCCAGCAGAACTTTAGCCCCATCTCCAATCCCTCTCCAGCTGCTTCTGTAGTACAGTCTCCAACCTGCAGCTCCACACCATCACCCCTGATGACAAGCAATGAAAACATTCAGTGTGGTCAAGGAAATGTCTCGCTACAATCCAGAAACCGTATATTGCCAATTATGCCCCAGTTAAGTCCTAACACACAAATCACAAGTTTTAAAGGTTATGGTGTTGAAGGTCCACAGGAAAAGCGTTTAACAGATCCAGGTCTGAGTAGTCTTAGTGCACTCAGCAGCCAGGTGGCTAACTTGCCTAATACGGTTCAACATATGTTGCTTTCTGATGCATTAGCACCTCACAAAAAGGGAGGGAAACGGACTTCTCGGAAAACTGACAGTTGTGCCAATTCTGAAACTTCATCCCAAGCTGAAGAGCAACTAAAATCGCCAATGGGAGAGTCATTAGATGGCAGCTGTTCTAGTAGTTCAGGAGATCCAGGTGAAAGGGTAAGACAGCTAAGTGGCCAGAGCACCAGTTCAGAAACGGGTTATAAGGGACAGCCTACAGAGAAACCACCTTCCCCTGTCCATGCCTGGCAGAGTGAACCTTCAGGAAAGACTTCTGTTCAAGATATTGATACAGTTTCAGAGCCAGTAGAACCCTTTCAGGAAATCTCCAAACCAAGTGAGAAGTCAGTTGGGGTTATTGTTTCAACAGAAACTGTGGCTAATAGATCCGAGAAAGCAATGGATGAGACTCCAACACTAACTAATAACGATGACGAATCAACACCAGAGCCTGAATTGCCTGAAACTGCAAAAGAAGAGGATGCCAACATGTGTCCAAATTCTCAGAACGGAGAACCTAATACAATTGATACTAGCTCAGATACAATAGGTAATGTTCCTGCAACAGAAACTGACAAATCTCCTGTTGGAGCTGGATTTGGGTACAAAGAAGCATCATCTAACCCTCGAAACGCTAGTTTGACCCCACAACCTAAAAATGCAGAAACTGGAAATTTGGGTGGACAAAGTGAACGGAAAATGGGAAGAAATGACAAATATCCGAGCCTCTTGCAGGAAGTCCTTCAAGGGCACCATCAGCAAGAAAGAAGATATGTAAGAAATGCACCAGACCAACCTCCAGTTTCTGAAAGTCCTGAAGTACCAATGAGGCCAAATGTTCTCATGAACCAGGCCACTGATCAAGCTAATCGGAGCCTGCTTGGAAAGACCATAACTCCACATTTAGAATCCGCACATTGGGGCCAGTGGGATAGGAAACCTACATCAGAAATAAAACAAATCAATTTGGCTGATTATCCCAACACCAGAAAGTTTGAGGGTGAACCACCAGTTTCTTGCCTTGAACCCAGCAGTGGTCCTTCAGAAAGAAGATCTGTTATCTGTGACATCTCCCCTCTTAGACAGCTTGTGCGTGATCCAGCTGCTTCTCATCATGTTGCATCTAGTCAAGAAAGATCGCAAGATGGAAGACCTGGACAGTCTGTTATTTTGCCCAGTGGAATGTTATCTTTAGAAAAGTCAAGTAGCCAAAGTGGAATTCCTAAGGGAGAAGATACAGAGCCATCTAAAATGCACAGAAAACGAACAGGTGAGCAGAGTATTCCATACAGTTCCAAAGAGTCTCCTAGAGGGAATGCAAGTCCACGATCCATGACCTATGACTCAAACCAAGAATATAGCTCACATGGCCGTTCTTCTAATCCCAAAAGAGGCACAGGAAGAGTAGGAACTCGAGGAAGATCACCTGCACAATCTCAAGATCTTACTGAAAAGCTAAAATTGTCTCCAGGAAGGAGTCGTGGCTCCTCAGATATTCATCACATAAATCCAACAATGAGTCTTTCAGAGCGAGCAAGCAGAGAGGCTTTGTACTCTGCTTTTTTTCAGAATGCTGAAAACTCTGCTCTTGGTTACCATACTAACTCGAGATCAAGTTCCTATGGAGAACCTCTTCCATCATTCACATCTTCTCTACATTACAAAAGACAGATGTACCAGCAAGAGGAATACAAAGAATGGTTAGGAAGCTCTGCTCAAGCTATACTTGCAGCATCACAACATCGTCAAGATTTACAGAGGAAAAGCCCAAGACAGGAGTCCTTTCATGTTCGAAGTCCTGCAAGGAGTGAAAATGAAGGGTTAGCATATAGCCAGTCGGGCTCATTTCATGACGCTAGCAACATGGATTTTAGCCGTCAGATACGTATGAGTGAGAATACTTCTTCAACTTTAACATCTGGGGACTTCAAACGAAATAGTCAAAGAACCCCTCCAGGAGATCCAACAGGTTGGCACCTAGCGCGACAGTCTTCTCCTGCAAAAAAGGCTGGATCCCCTGCAAATGCAAATCAAAAGCCGTTCAGTCCCAGTAGAGACTCTGAAATGCATGGTCCTAGGCCAGGAGATCCAACTGAGCTTACAAAAACTGGGTGTAATGCTCATCGTCAATCAGGACCCGAAGAAGTCTCTCACCATAACCCTCTGATTATGAGAAGAAAAGTGCGTTCTTTCATCTCCCCCATTCCAAGTAAGAGGCAACCATCTGATGAAAAAGGACGTCCTGTTGTTGCCGTGTCAAAAGAAGGTCCTGACAGAGCACTTGCTTCACACATTCGTTCACCAAGGGGAAATGAACACGAATTTTCACCCTTAACAGAAGAGCAATGCAAATCTGGTTTCGAACAACAGAGCCCCACAACAGTTACTCTTTCGAGTCCAACTAAAACAAAAATTCTCCCTCCACGCAAAGGTAGGGGTCTTAAATTAGAAGCCATAGtgcaaaaaattacatcaccCAATGTTAGGCGGACTGCTGCTCAATGTAGCACTGAGAGTGTTGTTGAACCTGTAACACTGGATGATATATTATCTCTTAAAGGTAGAGGTACGGAGGCTGTTACTGGTTCCATTGAAGAGGCACCTGAAAGAACAGTGGCTGCTGTGCCAGATATTTCTAACACTGATATTTTGAAAATTCAGAGCCTTTCACCAAAGTCTTTAGAAGCCTGGCCTGTTAATGATGACaaaccaataaaaaaagaaattgaaGAACAATTTATGGAAACCAAAGACCTCCCACAGACTGGACCTTTAATGCAGCAAGCATCCAACCATTATTTGGAAGCAAGAGGAAACTCTCCAGCTGTGGAACAGAAATGCTCTTTGCCACAGCTTCAGCCTTGTGAGGTGCCGGATAAGGAAAAGGTAGTTAATGCACCATGTCCTGTTACTCCTATCATACCCCCTAAAGGATACTTCCCATCTGGAAAAAAGAAAGGTCGCCCTATTGGTAGTGTCAACAAGCAGAAAAAGCAGCAGCAACTTCAGCAGCAACTTCAGCAAcaacaacaacagcagcagcagcagaatgtgCAAGACCAGCAGCATCTTCATTCTCCTATTGCCACAAACATAACACCTGTTACCCCTTTGCAAGAAACGCAATCTGTTTCAGAGCAGGGATTTGAGTCTGAGCCTAAACCaaaaaggaggaggagagagaggagaaaaCAAACTGGAACTACTAGAAGGAGGAGGGGTAAGCAAGCAGCTCCTATTGTGGCTCCTATAGAACCAGAGATCAAATTAAAGTATGCCAGTCAACCACTTGACAAAACAGAGACCAAAACCAAATCCTTTTTCCCTTATATCCATGTTGAAAACAAGGAGGAGTTAGGTTTGTCTTGTGTCATTATAAATGCTGAAGAGGAAGAACAAAGGTGGCGAAAAGTAAGCTCTGTGCGAAAAGATCAAAGATCCACTACTCCACAACCTTCAGAGAGTAAAGCTCTTCCAGTGTCCAGCTTTATGGTACAGGGACCTGCTGTCACAGAATCTACATCAGTTGGACATCTTGTCTGTTGTTTCTGTGGAAAATGGGCAAATTATAAGAATCTTGGTGACCTATTTGGTCCATTTTATACACAGGAATATGCATCTACTCTTTCCAAAAACCCACCACCCAGAAAGTCCTCAGAAACCCCTCAGAAAGTGAAGGTCCGACATAAAGACACATTGGATGGTTCAAAGAGTGACTCtgatgaagaggaggaagagccACAGCAAGCCAGGGAACAGCGCAGTTTGTCTTCACATCCCCGTTACAAACGCCGAAATCGCTCAGGAGACTGTGCTTCTTCAAGACACGCTGTACCTTCCCGAAGGAAGACCACTGATTCCTGTGAACTGATCTCTTTGGACACTAGTGGATCAGTCCCTACAGATGGAGTCCCCGACCCAGGATTTCAGATCCCCCAGCTACCTCTTGACAGCAATGAATTTTGGATGCATGAGGCATGTGTCCTTTGGGCCAATGGTGTCTACTTTGTTTGTGGACGATTGTATGGATTGCAGGAGGCTTTTGATGTTGCCAGAGAAATG